Within Enoplosus armatus isolate fEnoArm2 chromosome 1, fEnoArm2.hap1, whole genome shotgun sequence, the genomic segment GGCCGCATTCAGCTGGCTGCCCTTGCCGCCCAGATCCCTCTCATTCACCCCAAATGCCCGGGTCACGTGATCGAACCTCTGCAGTGCAATGGGCAGCAACAGACCTCCCTCCacttgctcctcctcctcaggaaACAgggcctccacctcctcctgagATCTTTTCCGGGCAGTACCACTAAGAGAGGAAACTGGCGACGACAGCACCTGGCGGCAGAAGTCCCGGTAGAACGCTGGGGAGACGTTGCCTTCGCACTCAGTGAGACACACCTGACGGACACAAAGACAAGAGACgatcattttctttctgaagTCAGTTCAGATAAGTTCATTCATATCGTAAGATAGACAGACCTCACTGTGGACAGTTTTTAGCCTAGCTCTATACAacgattggatggattgtcattgacattttgtacacaaaTTCATGTCCAtcctctcaggatgaactgtaatgactttggtgatcccttaacttttcatttagcgccaccatcaggtcaaaaggtATTTTCCATCAGACTGAGATGTACTTTGTTATTtatgctaattagtaaatgttagcttaaactaagatggtgaacattacacatagtgaacattatacctgctgaacattaTTGCCAtttcattgtgaacatgtttgcatgctggtgttagcatttagctcaaagcacagcgTGGCTGGAGACTCTTAGACTTACTATATTTACCTTTGGTAGGTTTGCTTTGGGGACCACAAATAAGTTGTATTGGGGTAGTGTCGGTTGCAGATATTTCAAAACCTTGGCAAATAAAATTGAAGCTACCAGCATAGGTagatataaataacaaaaaaaaaacatatacgTTGTgggatttgggtgaactgaccctttaaaacaCCTAAAGCTCATCATTCAGCgtataaatacaacatttttaccCAACTACATATGGTGTTTTTTGTCTTGCCTGGTCCTGGACCACCCAAATAGACTGCTGTCATTCATTAGGGTTATCAATTACATCTGCGTTTCAAATATGTCTGTCATGAGAAAGATCTAGATTGTGTATGAAACAGCATGTATCTTAAAAATTAACACTACTCAAAGCATCTGATTTGCTGGGGTCCTTAACTCAGTCTGAaatcagaaaatacaaaaatcaataTGACAGAAGGAGATTGATTGGATTTCTATCTCGTTTATCTTCCACTTAAGTGGTTCAATGGgcgcacgtgtgtgtttggatgttatTATGAGGGGGAATGCATCTGTCAGAATGAGACTGTGGATTGTAACTGCATGATAGACCACATTGCTTTGAGTGCATCATCTACTGTTTCCATGAAGCAGGCTAATCATGGAAGCTCTGGTCCCTTATTGATTTACAAGTAAAACGCCTTTCAGCCTGGAAGGGATGGTGATAAAGGataggagaaaataaaaaaaaacaagagaaggcatggatttttttttttaaaaggggcAGTAAGTCAGTAGATGGCATGTGGCAGCATGTCAACTGTCTTTGACAACTGTCTTTAAGCAGTCCTGTGTCGTGCAGCCAATGCCCAGTTCAAAAGGCTCACTTGAGGTCCTTTTAAATACGCCTGTGAACTAAGTGCCTGTGAACTAACACTAACAGCACCAACaaagttttatgttttaagcCATGTGGACTTAAATGTCTTCTACTGTGTTCCCTGCCAAAATGTCTGAGAAGCAGGCATGTCATTAACCAGAGAGAAACAACCACCAGGCATAAGCACTGAGAGGAGAAACGCACATCTATCCCCAGGAATCAATTAGCCACAACAAATTACAACTCAAATGCCAAAAGTGTCATTTGTTGAGTCAGAGACagtgaagaagagggagggaggacgggATGAGTGCAGCAAGGTGGGGTGAGGGGTTTCCACTTATTTTACCTCCAAATTAAAAAGAGCCCCGTGGAgagagtttgtctgtgtgagtttgtgtatttgtgtgagagtgtaGTCTGGTTTTGTCTGGATGGAGGGTATGCGTGATTtgattttgtcttgtttcactcACAATTATGAATTTGTTGCATTTCCCACTAGGGACATAACTAagcaataaaaacagttttaataaaagcaccttttttttttttacagcggACATTTTCAGTCATTGTAGGGAAAACACAGGTGTTCGTGATAACTCTAATGAcggctctgttctattcaaatGTCCCAGGAAGCCTtgacagagtgacagtgagccaggaccgtgaaactgaagcagcaaaattcattaattttattatttacacctgtgattttACTACTGTTGCCTTCTGTGAAAAGGGTCTAATAAAGGACAAAGAACAGTGTCTACATTTTGATTGGATGTCCTCTTTGTCTCTATTGCAGCCCACCTTTGTGACCCTGATAGATGGGACATCTACATAATTTGTCTCAACACCAGCAGACACAATGGAAGCTTTCCCCCTCTGTTTTGGGTGGGAGTTCCACTCTTAcaatctgcagtgtgtgtgtgtgtgtgtgtgtgtgtgtgtgtgtgtgtgtgtgtgtgtgtgtgtgtgtgtgtgtgtgtgtgtgtgtgtggggaccCCTCACCATGGTGTTGAAACTGAGCTGTTTGGGCAGGATGTTGCTGCAGGACAGGCAGTCTGCCTGGCAGTCACTCTGTCCAGgatcacacagacagagcagcagcagagccaccaCAGTCTTCATGGTCCCACCGTCTCCTGCACAACACGGGACAGAGCAAATACGCATGTTCAGTCCAACCATACATTCTACTCATCATACAATTTCTCTTTTCAACATATATTGAAAACACTGATTATGTGTCCAACTTCGATCAAGCTCAGGTTGAATGATATTATGCTTatggacaggaagtgagaaGGAAACTAGAGTTGATAAAAATCCTCTTACATGTCAAGTACATTATGGTCGGCATTTTCTCCCTAGTGAGGACACAAAAGTAGTAACAGCTGTTCATCTTGGTAGGGTATTGATTGCAGAGTCAAATTAGCGTTTGTCAAGGATGCTTTTAGATGTAGTTTCGCACCGAGACTGGAAGAAGGACAAAGCAGGTAGCTTTCATTGAAGGAAGGAACAGCTCTAAAACTttgatttacatgttttatcttcTACATGTGCTAAATATGCAAACACAATGTAAGTTAAGAGAGTTTTGGACATGTTAGATGGCACCTTTGACgaagcaaggctagctgtttccctgtgcttaaatctttatgctaagctaacacgTTCTAGCACTTCTAATCTACATGCAAACTgaaatagacctttttcacagcagacattttggcctGTCATAATAGGCGCAGGAACTGATCAATGTTTGGTATACCAGTTGTATTCTTGTGTCCATAATTACAGTGAAGGACAGACATTTAAGTGTCTGTTGTCTGCTACTGCGAAATAAAGGTAAAAGCTTTGCCCAGTCACTCATTAATATGCTATATCATGATTAAACAAGGTGAGTGATCTGCATTTACAGACACGTAAGCCTCTGACTCTGCAATAGAAAGAGGCGGGACATAGAGGACAATAAGAGAGTAAAAATGACAGGAGTGAGTTGAAGGGGACAGAGAGCACAGCAGATATAAAATGTGACAGACtttgagaagaaaagaagctgGAAAAGGAGATTGTTTGACCTTATTCTGGCAGTAACAGCCCGTCTGGTGAGTCTGACGTCAGAAACACAACCAGAGTTTTCATCTCATTAAACAAACTCGTTAACTCCTTTAATTGATGCCTCAATTAATGCCTCTGGCAATGAACTGAGTCATTGTTTgttgacaaactgacaaacacacacactcacatgcacaaagcacacacaatATTCAGACACACTAACGTACgcagtgcacacatacattacaAATACGTGCATTCTCGCACATGCCCACACTGTGTATGCCCACCATACAGTACCTTGTTGAAAACACTCAAtacaaacaaattcacacaaacacacacacacacacacacacacacacacacacacacacacgctacatTTGTCTCTTAGCTGTAGGTTGTCATTATCTATTAAACTGACGTGGCAGAAAGTAAAACTAATTTGTCTTCAATCAAACACTACTTCATAATGTCTTAGAAAATTGGAATTTATTCAGAGTAATTAAAAACTGATAAAAGTGTAATTGCACGGGAGTTCACTCCAATCTCTAACTACCcataaaacagcagctctgaaaaAATTAATCAAAATTAATCAGTCTTTTAGTGCGCAAACAATAAAAGTGTGCGTCAAGTCTGTCTTTAGTCAGATAGCAAAGAGGACGGGCTTGTCAGTGAAGAACAAAAGAGCAGCGCAGTCATTTCAGGCAGGAATATATTGTAGGACAGCGAAGGGCGGGACAAGGTTGCCAGATGGCAGTGGATTTAGACAAACAGCTTGGGTGGGTTCATTTGGCTAAAATGCATCTCATTCTCCATCCTCCTGTCACCGACTTCGTGCTGACTTGGCTTCCAAAAATCAGCTGCCATGATTATAGACTAATGCATGAGGAAGACTAACATCTCATCTTCCTATCTCTGTTATCTACTGtggatgcatgcacacaagccATATCCTTCATTTGCTCAAACCATTATGTCATATATACTCTAACAAGGCTAAGGGTCTGACTCTGTGTGGCAGTACGGCATATTTAGCAGGTTTCATTtttaccatgctcaccatcttagtttagcaaaacacaaagtacaactgaggctgatgggaatgatATTAGCtttgtattagtattagtatttggtcataaaccaaattaaaagTTTTGACGATGGCGctaaagttaagggatcaccagagttacaattcatcctgagcggggacatgaatgtgtggaccaaacttcatggcaatccaacaGCTGTGGAGACATCTAAATCCTACTTGAGGGTGAATGCAGTGAACAGTAACCTATTGTGGCCAAGTTGAGTACTGGCAGTTCCTAACTCAGTCAAGTAGCTACACAACCAACGCAGAATCCATACAGTCTGGCTGCAGTCACTCAAGCCTCTCTCAGGATATGACAGACATGTGTGCGCACATGCAGACATTCTCACAGACGTACGCGCTCCCCTGAATGGAGtctttatctgtttttctgttctcttGTCTATAAAGTACTCTGTGTTGTTGAAAGCTctgtaaaaatgaatttgtgGTCTTACACTGACGTCTGCCAGTTCTCTCGAGGGCCCTTAAAACCCAATTACTCTGCttttaattaactgattaaacACTAAATTAACCAGTTAATTAAGTCATTACTGTCTGGTGCTGCGCTGAGGCGCTGCAGGTGGAGGTCTTACAGTCCAGTAGACGATGATTAAAGACCATCTTTTAGAGGAAAGGAACCCCTGTCCATAGAATATCTCTCATCCAGGCTCAACCTGTTACCATGTGACCACATGAGCATGAACTCATGACCATAACTTTGTGCTATTTTGCTGCCTGAAAAACATCTAATCCAAGTTGCAATTCAAGGTTACCAAAGGAGCAGTGAACTCATATTCAGACAAATGATAAGTGAAAGGACACTTCAGCAAATCAGCACAGGGTCTGTACTCTGCCTCCTTGGAAAATATCAGACCAGAACATACAGttgaacatttctttaaaagtaCTTATACATGGTTGAGAAAGCACACTTTTACATCAGCAACTTGAAGATGGTCATGCTGTTCAGTACTTTAACCAGGCAAAGTTTGCTGAACATGCATACAGTTAGAAAGAGTCTCATCATCCGACTGCTCACACTTTGTTATCGACTGTTTCCACCATTATTTTTCTCCATTATTGCCATTTTCTCATCAAGAACAGGAAGTACAAAATAAATTACTCCCGGCCCAAAGAGCAACTTAAAGCCGGATTATTCACGCGTGGTTGAGCGGAGGAGCAGCGTGCAGCCGCCTTGCAGTccttcttctttatttttaaaagctgaACTGCAGATTATTACGTAactcaaaaatgtaataacCACAATATTGTCAAATTCACGTCAGCACGCCACGTGCCTGGTCTGGACGTAGTTCTGCCTGTGCCAGAACAGCAgccctttttttaatgtaattttcagtGTAGTGATGTTCGATTGCCTAATTTGTATTCTGTGGTATGGTGTTTGCATTCAATTATAAACTGGGGTCTTTCATGACTCAAGGTAAATCTTATTTAAAAGTGCAATGGAGTTCAAACCCAGTTTATATCCATAGGCAAATTCCTTAGACCTAATATTAAAATTGTGACTTCTCCTTTACTGACATTTAATACATAAAAAGCCGGAATGCACCTGAAAATCAGGGCGATGAAAAATGCACAACTGCATGATGACCTTAtaaactgcagctttaaatgcaACTGAACAACAATAACTCCCAACTCTTAAAGGAGAGAGGACCAGCGTATCAACGAAAACAAATCACATATTGAATAATTAGAGCGTATACATGATGTTGGCTTTGTTAGTTGATGAGCCAGTTTGACAGgtaattaaatgttatttagTCTTCTGCCTGGAGCCAGATGGCAGACTACTTTATCTGTCAGAAAAGTCACTTTGATTGACAACTCGTCCCAGGCCCACtcaaaatactttgttttaatattgaTAGCTAACTGGCAGAGTGGTCATCAATGTGACACATTTCAGGACAGTAGATCTATATTACCAATTACAAAGTTGATTAAAAATATCTAATCTATATATTAATCGCCTCTGTCACTACCTACATACACTACCTACCTACTGATTGATCTGTCAAACcgctctctgcctcttcttccccactcacgctctctctctcccccttcctctggCGTACACTTTCTCACTCTTTGTCTTTCGCATGTATAGAAAACGTGACAAAACTACTTCCACCACCAATGGAATGCCCCACTATTATCTATGACTATAATGTCATGAAAACTAAATGCTGCACAAAATAAGCACTAACTATTTGATCTGTTACTTGATACTAGAGCAACATCTGCCTTATTTTTGTATCAAGATGTTAATAATCACCCCATTGGTAAAACAGTAGCCTTGAAGGTTAAATTACACAGTCAATTATTTCCCACTGATGCACAGAAAATATGAGATATACCTATTTTACGCTTTGCCTTAATTAATTCATCCATCCAACATTTTTTCCAGCctgattttaaatgattcataTATTGCATGGATTTATTGTGAGAAAGTAGCATTTGCCCAGGCAATAACAGTACAACTGCACCACCATTACTTCTAGCAAAAGACATTGTTTCTTATGATCCTTGTGTCAGAAGTCATGTCAGCTCACAGATGTGTCTGCCGAGTGGGCGTTTTGACCTATCTCAGCCAGAGGAAACCTTCAGAAGGAACCTTTAGTGCTTTTACAAAACGCTCCCTGtcagtcagactgtgtgtgtgtgtgtgtgtgtgtgtgtgtgtgtgtgtgtgtgtgtgacgtggcTGTAGATTACGTGCTGAAGCCATTACAGGCAGACACGCTAAGCGAAATCAATTTCCGCTCTCAATGCATCTAATCACCTAAAGTCGATTAATGGTTGAGAGGTGTGCtcgcacacacttacacaggAGTCACACCAGACTCATTTCAcgtttatcattttttttgtttatgttttgagaTGAGGTGATGCCCTGTAAattctttgcttttcttatCCCGCCTGCACAAGTTTGACATTTATTCGTTTGTCCTCTGTTCTCCCCCTTGTATTAGACACAAAGTTATGTAGCtaaaccaaataaaatgttattattacacctgtgccttttctgctttgacaagtcaaaacgAGATAAAAGTACATTGAACTGCTGAGTTATTGAATTTTGCCGAGGGATTTCTAAAGGTCTTTttatcatgatttttttttggtgagCTTTTCTCCAGACCTCTGTGAGGTCATGCATTATAACATAACAGCTCTCTAAAACCTTGGGTTTTGCcctatacatgtatgtgtagGAGAAATAAGACGTCTGTCTAAATATTAGCATAAATCCTGTCAGCGCTTCTACCACATCAGACGCCTAAGGGACTTTAAGCTGCCCCTCAAGGTACTAAAGACTTTCTACACCTGCACCGTAGAGAGCGTCCTGACAGGCAGCATCACTGCCTGGGTTGGCAGCAGCACTAAGAGGGACTACCTGGCCCTGCAGAGGGTGATGAACGCACCCGAACTCCCGACCCAACAAGACATTTACACCAGGAGGTGCGGGACGAGGGCTGAGAGGATCATAAAAGACCCTCATCGCCCCAATAACAgactcttctctctgcagcggTCAGTGAGGCGCTACTATGTGACCAAGAAAcgtgatttgatttgatttgaaatatcAGACCCTACCAAATGCTgattagctattagcagttctcTTAGCTTTGGGGAGTACTTATTCTGAAATATGACACCAGGATTTTATTGGTGTCTATTGCTGTACGCGAGAGTGAAAGTTGAGCACCTCATCATTTAACGAAAATATAACAATGATTGTTGTGTTAGCATTCCCATAAGTCTTAACCATTGGTGTCAACACTGAATGTTGTTGCTAAACCAAATATGTAGAAAGTTGCTCACCAAGCGCATACACCAAAAGAGGTTTTCTCTCTTCCTGGTTAATTTCTGTTGAGAGACACTGTAGCTGTCAGAAATTTCTCAGATCATCTACGTCTCAGATCATCTATATCTCAGATCATCTACATCTCAGATCATGTATATCTCAGATCATCTACGTCTCAGATCATCTACATCTCAGATCATCTACATCTCAGATCATCTACATCTCAGATCATCTATATCTCAGATCATCTACATCTCAGATCATGTATATCTCAGATCATCTACATCTCAGATCATCTACATCTCAGATCATCTACATCTCAGATCATCTATATCTCAGATCATCTACGTCTCAGATCATCTGTATCTCAGATCATCTACGTCTCAGATCATCTACGTCTCAGATCATCTACGTCTCAGATCATCTATATCTCAGACAGATCTACAACTAGGAGGCTAATATGAGTGTTTTTTTGAACTTGGTTTCTCCtattagctaatattagcatatTAGCCTGTTGTCTCTTTCCTTTTATAGAAATCCTGTGAATATTACTTTCAGAGCATTACGTCCtgttgtctctttctctgagcCCGCCATAGTCCCATAGACTATGATGTCTCAAGACTCTGGTAaaattttacaaacatttaatcTTCTGGGTTTAGAATTCcatgataaaagaaaaatcattcaTTTAGTCTCTTTCATGATGGCCACCTGCAGGGAAAATGCTTTTGGGCAACCTTTTGGGCTGTGCAGTGCAACAACCAGCAGTGCAACAACCAGCAACAAGCCTGACTCAACGCAACGTATCCAACTCTCTTAATACACACTTGTGTCAAAAACAGGGAGTAAGTACATACACTTTATCTGACTGACACTTCACGACTTCCAGTTTGGCCTCCAAATTCACA encodes:
- the pnoca gene encoding prepronociceptin, with product MKTVVALLLLCLCDPGQSDCQADCLSCSNILPKQLSFNTMVCLTECEGNVSPAFYRDFCRQVLSSPVSSLSGTARKRSQEEVEALFPEEEEQVEGGLLLPIALQRFDHVTRAFGVNERDLGGKGSQLNAAYNSQNSLSLEDEYEEEAGQEEGAADVAARGQGDVGLSVSKRFGGFVKGRHGYRKLMSPGRSYQKRYGGFIGIRKSARKWNNQKRFSEFLKQYLGMNARATEFNSMSEDLTQQNEV